GAAGAATGGTTTTCCTTTGCTGCAATCGTTGAAGGCCTTCTCGAGAAGCGCGTTCCCTTCTTCCACTTGAGCTAACAcagccttcttctcttcttctccctcaGCTTTTAGGATACTTTTTAGAGAGGGAAACCACTTCATTCATGTTCAACGTCGTcacataaaaaacataaatattatctCATGACATGAAACTATAAATAAAACATGTGGATCAGGTAAAAGAGGGGAACCTTTTCATCAATGTAGGCCGCCCAGAACCGAGCGATGGCTCGATCATAAGGAGTGGAAGGTAGCATGGACGGTCCAGATGCGCTCCAAGTCTCATCAACATACTCAACGATGATGTTAGACTCACAAACCGGTTTGTCAGCATGAATCAGGACGGGAATCTTCTTGTGAACCGGGTTTGATTTAAGAAGCAACTCGCTCTTTGCTCCAAACGACTCCTGGAGGAACTCGTAGGGAACCGACTTGAGGTTTAGAGCAATCCTCGGCCTCATCACAAAAGGACTCGCCCATGCGCCGATCACCTTCACTTCGTCGCTAGCCATTTTCTCTTCAAGATCAAGAACAGAGAGAAGGACTTGGTTAAACTCGTTGAAGCTTTGGTGGTAGATGGTAGGGGATTATATGGAAGCGACGAGGGGGTAGGTAAGGTCGTAACGTAAGGCTTTCGGAATTTCATGGAGGTGACGAAGCACCAGTTAAAGTTTGACATGTGTCTTCTACGGTTGGGAAAACGTTGAAATGTTGGTGCATCACTTTATTAGGGGCGAGCGTTACATATTCACATTGTTCGGATGCGTGGTGTGAACTTGAACCATTAACACACCGACAACTGTGTCATCTTCACGTGTTCACATTTGTACTTCATGCATAGAGATAGCTTTCTCTCAATGGGACCATTTACGATATTGTGAAACAAGTGAAACTTATTTAAAGGATAGTTACGTTACGTACAATTGTACAAATCTACCATTCGAGTACATTCACTTATCCAAACACACAGGTCATACTGTCATTTAGtattgataaataataataatcattttTAGTTGCTCTATATATACGTACATTTAATATTTGTGTTGGCTAGTCATGTTTTATGTATTTGTATTGAAtgcattttttaataatttagaacATCTCCGAAAAAactttataacttcaaatataaagtttttttctcttcaaaaaaaaaacttcataacttcaaatttagaattttgagttgtgaaatttcatatttttatttatattttggtctttataattaattaaacatcatatttatgattttaagtatcttttcatttatatttttaatatttaaaacttttgtatatcataaatatttcaaaatttattttaataaattcgaaattttacacataaaattaaataaaattttaagaataaaatttataatattttgaaactagaactagacaacaagaatattacaaaagaaacttaatacaagaattttttaaaaatatacataaagacataattattatacaaatttaaatattgtaaCAACATTAATAGTCTAAAAAATTTGCTTCGAGATCTCTAAAATATTGTTCAAACAAATTTTTTGTAACCGAAGATGGAGCATTatggaaataattttatggaatagtGTGATATTTTACTTGtactttaatatttaattatatatttctatttataatttatattttagtgtaagaatttatttataaatattagtgtaatatttttatatatgtgctaattttttataataaatatatggattagtattaattatgacaaatataagaacATAGTgttcgttcacatggatcaacatCTCCCGGTGTGGTTTatagagtcaatatgagtcggtaaagttgttgacaaaaaaaagaaccatagtttaaattataaataattttgaaattaaattaaaattt
This genomic interval from Brassica napus cultivar Da-Ae chromosome A6, Da-Ae, whole genome shotgun sequence contains the following:
- the LOC125610170 gene encoding glutathione S-transferase U17-like, with product MASDEVKVIGAWASPFVMRPRIALNLKSVPYEFLQESFGAKSELLLKSNPVHKKIPVLIHADKPVCESNIIVEYVDETWSASGPSMLPSTPYDRAIARFWAAYIDEKWFPSLKSILKAEGEEEKKAVLAQVEEGNALLEKAFNDCSKGKPFFNGDHIGYLDIAFGCFLAWLRVTELAGGHKLIDEVKTPSLSKWAERFCNDPAVKPVMPETATLAEFAKKIFAKPPA